The following proteins are encoded in a genomic region of Triticum dicoccoides isolate Atlit2015 ecotype Zavitan chromosome 1B, WEW_v2.0, whole genome shotgun sequence:
- the LOC119300609 gene encoding uncharacterized protein LOC119300609: MPGQVGSGVERLHGSSSMQRIQSGSGSAPAPDARAGLRQAGHGDGSAPYLNRVSIDEARRRENVNPDNEDDILMGNDSAPRETTWKVGKPLILEGRTMAGKGRG, translated from the exons ATGCCGGGGCAGGTGGGTTCAGGCGTTGAACGGCTCCACGGGAGCAGCAGTATGCAGCGCATCCAGTCGGGCTCGGGCAGCGCCCCGGCGCCGGACGCACGCGCTGGCCTCCGGCAAGCTGGACATG GTGATGGAAGTGCACCCTATCTTAATAGGGTGAGCATTGATGAAGCCAGAAGGAGGGAAAATGTCAACCCCGACAATGAAGATGACATTCTGATGGGGAATGATTCAGCTCCAAGAGAGACAACTTGGAAAG TAGGAAAGCCTCTCATCTTGGAAGGAAGGACAATGGCAGGAAAAGGAAGagggtag